The genomic segment CCGCTCGTTGCTCACGGCGGCGGCCTCCCGGTCGAGGGTGATCTCCACCTGCAGTTCGGCGTGGCCCGCCAACTCGTCCAGCCTGGCCGTGAGTTCGTCGCGGCGCTCGGCCAGCCAGCTCAGCAGCCGCTGCTCCGCGCTCCGTCCCTCCTCCGGCCGCACCAGCACGTTGAACGTCATGGGCAGGACGGCCCCGGTGAGCTGCCAGGCCGCGTCGACGGCCCGGTCGTGCTCGACGATCCAGCGGCGCACGTCCTCGTCGGGGCCCTGGTAGGGCGCCGGAGCCGTGGCGTGCACGAGGGCCACCGGGCCGCCGGGCCCGTCGCCCACCAGCCGGAGGGGCCGGCCGTCGATGCCGGTGACGGTGTCCGGCAGGGCCTCGCCCGGATCGGGCAGCAGCGCGTAGACGTACAGGGCCCGGGGCGGCTCGCCCGGCTCCGGCCCGCTGTGGCCGGTCGTGGCGCCGGGGTGGGTGCCGGTGGGGGTGTCGCTCATCGCGCCCCTCCCGTCCCGGTCCCGGTTCCGGTCCCGGTTCCGGTTCCGGTCCCGCTCCCGCCCCCCGGTCCGGCCTCCTCGGCCCAGCGCGCCGGGTTGACCAGCTTGTCCACCACGTCGTCCACGACCTCGTCGAGGCCGCGGTGCAGATCGGCGACGGAGACGGTGATCCCGTGCTCGTCCTTGATCTCCTTCATGGCCTCGTCCAGTTCGAGCAGCGCCTCGCCGAGCCGCTCGGTCTCCTCGGGGGTGAGGTCGCCGCCCTCCATCCGCCGCAGGGCCTGCCGCTCCAGCGCCTCCTGGATCACCTCGACCAGGGTGACGACCAGGGTCAGCACACCGTGCTTGAGGCTTTTCTCGTCAACGGTGAGGGCCACCGTCATCCCTCCTTCGCTCCGGGGACTCCCCGTCCTCCTGACCCGTGCCGCCCGCCGCCATGCGGTGGAGGGGGCCGGTCCAGTCGGGGAGTGCGTCGGCCGCCAGGACCACCTCGCCGCCGGGGGTGTCCAGCACCAGCGTGTACGGGCTGCCGGCCGGGTTGTCCCGCTCCTCCAGCCGGACGCCGAGCAGATCGCCGGGGGCCAGCACCAGCGCGGGGCGGGCGTCGACGGGCGACTTCCAGGAGAGCCCGCCCGCGTCGAGACGGCCGCGGCCGCCGCGCCACATCGCGCCGCCGCGGCGGGGCTCGTGGTACCACAAATGGCCCTCGTGCCCGTCCTTCCCCGCCGGACCGGCCGTCCCGCCACCGCCCCCGTCGGCCGCGGCCAGGGCCTTGGCGCCGGGCGTCTGCTCCAGCAACTCCCGGTGCAGGCGCTCCGGCTCGGCGGCCGAGAGCAGCGCCTCCCCGCCGTCGCGCAGCCGGAGGCGCAGCCGGGTGCGGTCCTCGCCGCCGACGGCCCGCTCGGTCTCCAGGGCGGCGGACTCCAGTTCGGCCAGCTCGGCCTCCCAGAGGACCTCGCGCGGCTCACGGCGGAGCACGACCAGGCGACGGTCCGTCAGATGGACGCTGCCCGGCCGCCATCCCGAGTAGACCTCGCCCGTCAGCCGGTGACCGCCGAACATCCGGGTGATCAGCCGCTCCCCGTCCCGCAGTTCGAGGCCCCGGCTGCCGGAGCGCTCCGCCCAGGCGCGGGTGGCCTCGTCCCACTGCCGGAGCATCCCGTACTCCAGCATCGTCTCCATACCGGCGATCGCGGCCCGGACGTTGACGCCGATCAGCGGGATGTCGGCGACGGCGATGATCAGGTCCAGATGGAGGACGGCTCCCTTGTTGAGCACGACTTCCAGCAGATCGTCCAGGGTCACCCGGGGGTCGCGGGTCGGCTGGAGCGAGGGGACGGCCGGTACGGCGGGAGCGGCGGGAGCGCGGTCAGGCATCGTCCGGCTGCCGCTCGTCCCGCCGTTCGGGCTGCCGCTCGGACCGCGGCCCGCCCTGCCGTTCGGGCTGCCGCCTGCTCTGCCGTTCGCTTCGCCGGCCGTCCGGCGTCCGCCCGCTCTCCACCGCGGCGGGCGCCCCGGCCTCCGCGGCCTCACCGCCGCCGGAGCCGTCGCCGTCCACCGCGGCCTCCGCGGCGGACGCCCGGGACAGCGCCTTGGCGCTGCGCCAGCCGCACCACGGGCACCACTCGTCGAGGAGTTCCCGGGTGGGAACCCTCTTGTGGCATTCCGGGCAGCTCTCCTTGTCCTCCTTGACCTCGCGCCAGGCGGCGGTCTCCACGTCAGTGCCGGAGGGGAACTCCAGCCCGTAGCGGGCGGCGGTCTCGAAGGACGCCAGGGCGGCGCGCAGCCTGATGCCCAGCAGTTCGACACCGGCGACCGACACCATGATGTCCGCGTTGAGGACGAGCCCCTTGTCCAGCAGGGTCTCGACGACATGGGCGAGGCTGCCCTCGCCGCCGCGCTGCGGTTCCAGCGCGCGGGCACCGCCGCCGTACCGCCCGGTGCCGACCGCGGTCGCCGGCGCGCGCGGGGCCGGCGCCGGGGCCCCCGACGGGCCCCGGACGTCACGTATCGGATCGGGTTCTCTCATGCCCCTCGCCTTACCTGAGCGCACGCTGTCAACCCTCCCGGAAGCCGGGCACCGTGCGGTCCGCGCCGGGGCGGCGCCCCGGCGGCCCCGGGCATTCCGCCCTTTCCGGGACGGACGGCCCGGGTCCGGCGGCCGTGCGGCGGCCGTGCGGCCGGCCGGGTGAGAACGCCGGAAAAACGGGCACTCCGGACTCCACCCGGCCGACGGCCCCGGTCGCCCCGAAGCGCGGAAATCTCATATCTGAGATAACGTGAACCCCATGGGAGACGACTACCTCGTACGCATCGGACGCCTCATCAGGGACGCCCGGCAGCACCGCGGCTGGACACAGTCGCATCTCGCGGAAGCCCTGGGCACCAGCCAGAGCGCCGTCAACCGCATCGAACGCGGCAACCAGAACATCAGCCTTGAGATGATCGCCCGCATCGGCGAGGCCCTGGACAGCGAGATCGTCTCGCTCGGCTACGCCGGGCCGATGCATCTGCGCGTGGTCGGCGGCCGCCGCCTCTCGGGCGGCATCGACGTCAGGACGAGCAAGAACGCCTGCGTCGCCCTCCTCTGCGCCACCCTCCTCAACTCGGGCCGCACCATCCTGCGCCGGGTGGCCCGGATCGAAGAGGTCTACCGGATCCTGGAGGTGCTGGGCAGCGTCGGCGTCCGCACCCGCTGGATCAACGACGGCGCCGACCTGGAGATCGTCCCGCCGGACCGGCTGGAGCTGGACTCCATGGACATGGAGGCGGCGCGGCGCACCCGCAGCGTCATCATGTTCCTCGGCCCGCTGCTCCACCGCGAGGACCGGTTCCGCATCCCGTACGCCGGCGGCTGCGACCTGGGAACCCGCACCGTGCAGCCGCACATGACGGCGCTGCGCCGCTTCGGCCTGGAGATCACGGCGACCGACGGCATCTACCACGCCGAGGTCGACCGCAGCATCCGCCCCGACCGCCCGATCGTGCTGACCGAGCGCGGGGACACCGTCACGGAGAACGCCCTGCTGGCCGCCGCCCGGCACGACGGCGTCACCGTCATCCGCAACGCCAGCTCCAACTACATGGTCCAGGACCTGTGCTTCTTCCTGGAGCAGCTGGGCGTGACGGTCGAGGGCGTCGGCACCACCACCCTCACCGTGCACGGCGTCCCGCACATCGACCGGGACGTGGACTACTCGCCCTCCGAGGACCCGGTGGAGGCGATGAGCCTGCTCGCCGCCGCCCTCGTCACCGAGTCCGAACTGACCATCCGGCGGGTGCCGGTGGAGTTCCTGGAGATCGAGCTGGCGGTCCTGGAGGAGATGGGCCTGGACCACGAGCGCAGCCCCGAGTACCCGGCCGACAACGGCCGCACCCGGCTGATCGACCTCACCGTGCGCCCGTCGAAGCTGAAGGCCCCGATCGACAAGATCCACCCGATGCCGTTCCCCGGCCTCAACATCGACAACGTTCCGTTCTTCGCGGCCATCGCCGCCACCGCGCAGGGCTCGACGCTGATCCACGACTGGGTCTACGACAACCGCGCGATCTACCTCACCGACCTCAACCGGCTCGGCGCCGACGTCAAACTCCTCGACCCGCACCGGGTGCTCGTCGAGGGCCCGACGCGCTGGCGGGCCGCGGAGATGATGTGCCCGCCGGCCCTGCGCCCGGCGGTGGTGATCCTGCTGGCGATGATGGCGGCCGAGGGCACCTCGGTCCTGCGCAACGTCTACGTCATCAACCGCGGCTACGAGGAACTGGCGGAACGCCTGAACTCGGTGGGCGCCCAGATCGAGATCTTCCGCGACATCTGAAGGACTCCGGAAAAGACGCCGCCACACCACTGCCCGACCTGCATACACGCCAGGCGGGAGGGGATGTGGCGGTGCCTTCAGGGCCTTTCCGAGGCCCTCGGCCGGGGCCGGAGGTTCGCCGGCTCGCCCATCATGGCCCGCACGACTGCACGGCCTTCGCAATGGAGTCATGTCCTCCAGCCCGCAGCACACCGCACCCGCGCCGATGCAGCTCTCCGGCGCGGACGCCGAGGACCTCGCGCTGTACCGGGAGAAATTCCGGCGGCGCCTGCCGGAGTCACTGCCACCACGCTCCGCACCGGACTCGAAGCCCGCGGCTGGACGGTGCACGCTCTGGAAACCGCCCCGCTGTCCGCCCGCTTCACCGTGACCGACCCGGCCACCGGACAGGACTGTGAAGTCGACATCCTCAAGGAGATCTTCTGGCGGCCGGTCGCCCAGACCCCGTACGGGCCCGTCCTCGCAGAGGAGGACGTGATCGGGACCAAGGTCCGCGCCCTGGCCGACCGCGGAGCGCCCCGCGATCTGATCGACGTGTTCGCGGCCTCCCGCCGCTTTGGCAATACAGAGCTGGAGGAGTTCGGCCGCCATCACCGCACTCCGCGCTTGGGCCGTGGAGTGGGCCGACGATCTCGCAACCCGCCTCCTCGAAGATGATCCGGACATCGACTGATCACACCGCACACAGCATGGGCGTCACCCCCTACCGGTGAGAAGAACGGACGGGGTCAACGGCCCAGTCCCGCTTCAGGGCACCGGGCCGGGCTGCGGGCGCGGCAGGGACGGTTCTTGCGGCGCTCCCGGCAAGGGGGCTTTTCACCGGAGGGACGCCTGGGGTCCGCGTCTCCGTCCGTGCTCGCGCCCTCGTCCGCTCAGTCGTCGTCGCAGACGAGTTCGCCCTCCCAGGCTTCCCTGCCCTCCATGACGGCGAAGGCGGCGATGACGAATCCGGCGACCGGGTCGATCCAGGTCCAGCCGAAGGCGGCGAAGGCGAGCAGTCCGGTGAAGGTGGAGACGCTGAGCCAGGCGCACAGTCTGGTCTCGGCGGCGTCCGCGACGACCAGGCGGGAGCGCATCTCCAGCCCGGCTCTGCGCTTGACCCGGGCGAGCCACGGCATGACGACGATCGACAGGCCGGTGAGGGCGATGCCCACCGGAGAGGTGTCGGGCTTCTCGTCGGCCACCAGATCGCGGATGCCCTCGACGGTGACGTACGCGGCGAGGGCGAAGAAGGTGAGGGCGATGAACTTCAGGGCCTTGCGTTCCTTGGCCTCGTCCGGTTCGCCGCCCTTGATCTCCGCCAGCAGCCGCACCAGGACCACGGTGGCCGCGGCCACCTCGATGCCGGAGTCGATGCCGAAGCCGATCAGGGAGATCGCTCCGGCGACCGCCCCGGCGGAGACGGCGACGACGCCCTCGACGACGTTGTAGCCGATGTTGACTTCTCCCCCTGGTAAACGAGGGGGATTCCTAGCTCACTTCGCCTGACCGTCAGCGACGGGCAGGGCTTACAAGATCAGCACTAGCCGGGTTGAGACCAGCCCGGACGAGCATCACGCGGGCGGAGTTCTTGTCCCTGGGCGAGACGGTTCCGCACGCGGTGCACGTATACTCGGAGAGGGGGATGCGGTGCTTGGCTCTCGCCCCGCAGTGCGCGCAGTCCATCGTGGTGTGCGCGGGGTTGACCAGGTGCACGGCGCGGCCGTGCTTGCGGGCCATCTCGACCAGTGCGGTCTTGGTGGCGCCGATGGCGGCGTCGGCCGCCTTGCGGGCCATGGTGGACTTGGCGAGGAACTTCGGTCGGAAGTCCTCCACCGCCAGGACGTCGAAGTCACGGACGACGGATTTGGCCCACTTGCGGCCGGTGTCGGTCCGCTGCCGTGTGATCTTCTTCGACACCTTCGCCGCCGCCCGGCGCGCCTTCTTGTAGCCCTTGGTGTCAGGCCGGTTCTTCGGAGTGCGGCGCCGGGCCATCATCCGCTGATAGTGCGCGAGCTTCTGGGCGGCCGTCTTGCCGTGCTGGGCGTGCGGCAGGTCGTGGGCGTCGGAGGTCGTGGTCGCGGTCTCCTTCACGCCCCAGTCGATGCCGATGACCGCGCCGGTCTCCGGCAGCGGCTCGGTCACCGTGGCCACGACGAAGCCGGCGTACCAGTGTCCGAGACTGTCCCGGTACACGCGCACCGAGGACGGCGGCTTGGGCAGCTCTCGCGACCACACCACCGTCAGCACGATCCCGCCGGCCAGGTGCAGCCGCCCGTCCCGGATCCGGAAACCACGGGTCGTGTAGTTCAGCGACGGCGCGGCCTCGCGCTTCCGCTTGATGCGGGGCATCCCTGCCCGCTGCCGCATCGGCAGCTTCGCCTTGATGTCCTTGAGGGCCTTGGCGCGGGACTTGGCGAAGTCCCGGATGATCTGCTGCTGCGGAACCGAGGCACCTTCGCGCAGCCAGGTCATCGACTGGCGGGCATCGGTCAGCATCTTGTCGAGCTGCGCCGGACCACACGTCGCGTTCTCGCCAGTCGCTTTGTTGTGCTTGTGGACCTTGCGCGCCATCGCCACGCACTCGTTCCACACCCAGCGGCAGCGCGCCCACTCGTCTTCGAGCTGGGCGAGCACGCCGGACGACACACGGAGCCGGAAGGTGTACCGGGCATGACCGGCCCCCTGCGCGGCTGTCGGTGTCGTCATCATGATCCGCAACCCAACACCTCCCACTGCCAACGGAAGAGAGCGCAAGTCAGAACAGATGCGCGGCGAACTCCGGCGCTCCGCGCCTCCGCGCCAAGGACCCATTCCTCCCCGCCCTAAAGGCGGGTCCTCCTGGGAGATGTCTGGTGAACTTCGCGTAGCGCACCGCGCGATGAGCGGCCGGGCCGGTCACATCCGGCGTGGTGCCGGTGGAGGACACGCCGCTCACCGGGCGGAGTCCTGGGCGGGCCGGGTGCCGTAGGCGGGGCACAGGTCGACGGCCTCGCCGGTCGCCGCCAGCAACTGCTCGGCGGCGGCCAGCAGGTCCAGCAGTTCGGGGCGCGCGAGCGAGTACCACGAGGCCCGGCCGACGGGGCGGGAGGT from the Streptomyces xinghaiensis S187 genome contains:
- a CDS encoding gas vesicle protein translates to MPDRAPAAPAVPAVPSLQPTRDPRVTLDDLLEVVLNKGAVLHLDLIIAVADIPLIGVNVRAAIAGMETMLEYGMLRQWDEATRAWAERSGSRGLELRDGERLITRMFGGHRLTGEVYSGWRPGSVHLTDRRLVVLRREPREVLWEAELAELESAALETERAVGGEDRTRLRLRLRDGGEALLSAAEPERLHRELLEQTPGAKALAAADGGGGGTAGPAGKDGHEGHLWYHEPRRGGAMWRGGRGRLDAGGLSWKSPVDARPALVLAPGDLLGVRLEERDNPAGSPYTLVLDTPGGEVVLAADALPDWTGPLHRMAAGGTGQEDGESPERRRDDGGPHR
- a CDS encoding GvpL/GvpF family gas vesicle protein, which produces MSDTPTGTHPGATTGHSGPEPGEPPRALYVYALLPDPGEALPDTVTGIDGRPLRLVGDGPGGPVALVHATAPAPYQGPDEDVRRWIVEHDRAVDAAWQLTGAVLPMTFNVLVRPEEGRSAEQRLLSWLAERRDELTARLDELAGHAELQVEITLDREAAAVSNERARSLMADMAESSPGVRRLLAKRLEMARREASEQLADTLYADARRRLAAVSEDLQDRRRAVRDPGETDVLSVSLLVRQDGIETVGRVLAEIQDEQPAVRIRFLGPWPPYSFADLGHGPGGAEEAPPGRAVPGLRT
- a CDS encoding helix-turn-helix domain-containing protein, which codes for MGDDYLVRIGRLIRDARQHRGWTQSHLAEALGTSQSAVNRIERGNQNISLEMIARIGEALDSEIVSLGYAGPMHLRVVGGRRLSGGIDVRTSKNACVALLCATLLNSGRTILRRVARIEEVYRILEVLGSVGVRTRWINDGADLEIVPPDRLELDSMDMEAARRTRSVIMFLGPLLHREDRFRIPYAGGCDLGTRTVQPHMTALRRFGLEITATDGIYHAEVDRSIRPDRPIVLTERGDTVTENALLAAARHDGVTVIRNASSNYMVQDLCFFLEQLGVTVEGVGTTTLTVHGVPHIDRDVDYSPSEDPVEAMSLLAAALVTESELTIRRVPVEFLEIELAVLEEMGLDHERSPEYPADNGRTRLIDLTVRPSKLKAPIDKIHPMPFPGLNIDNVPFFAAIAATAQGSTLIHDWVYDNRAIYLTDLNRLGADVKLLDPHRVLVEGPTRWRAAEMMCPPALRPAVVILLAMMAAEGTSVLRNVYVINRGYEELAERLNSVGAQIEIFRDI
- a CDS encoding gas vesicle protein K, with product MALTVDEKSLKHGVLTLVVTLVEVIQEALERQALRRMEGGDLTPEETERLGEALLELDEAMKEIKDEHGITVSVADLHRGLDEVVDDVVDKLVNPARWAEEAGPGGGSGTGTGTGTGTGTGTGGAR
- a CDS encoding RNA-guided endonuclease InsQ/TnpB family protein; this translates as MTTPTAAQGAGHARYTFRLRVSSGVLAQLEDEWARCRWVWNECVAMARKVHKHNKATGENATCGPAQLDKMLTDARQSMTWLREGASVPQQQIIRDFAKSRAKALKDIKAKLPMRQRAGMPRIKRKREAAPSLNYTTRGFRIRDGRLHLAGGIVLTVVWSRELPKPPSSVRVYRDSLGHWYAGFVVATVTEPLPETGAVIGIDWGVKETATTTSDAHDLPHAQHGKTAAQKLAHYQRMMARRRTPKNRPDTKGYKKARRAAAKVSKKITRQRTDTGRKWAKSVVRDFDVLAVEDFRPKFLAKSTMARKAADAAIGATKTALVEMARKHGRAVHLVNPAHTTMDCAHCGARAKHRIPLSEYTCTACGTVSPRDKNSARVMLVRAGLNPASADLVSPARR
- a CDS encoding cation transporter, which produces MAAATVVLVRLLAEIKGGEPDEAKERKALKFIALTFFALAAYVTVEGIRDLVADEKPDTSPVGIALTGLSIVVMPWLARVKRRAGLEMRSRLVVADAAETRLCAWLSVSTFTGLLAFAAFGWTWIDPVAGFVIAAFAVMEGREAWEGELVCDDD
- a CDS encoding gas vesicle protein — protein: MREPDPIRDVRGPSGAPAPAPRAPATAVGTGRYGGGARALEPQRGGEGSLAHVVETLLDKGLVLNADIMVSVAGVELLGIRLRAALASFETAARYGLEFPSGTDVETAAWREVKEDKESCPECHKRVPTRELLDEWCPWCGWRSAKALSRASAAEAAVDGDGSGGGEAAEAGAPAAVESGRTPDGRRSERQSRRQPERQGGPRSERQPERRDERQPDDA